The Coffea arabica cultivar ET-39 chromosome 9e, Coffea Arabica ET-39 HiFi, whole genome shotgun sequence genome has a window encoding:
- the LOC113709901 gene encoding uncharacterized protein isoform X2 gives MLILPTRCRFDVDLRDHTGVITASIFGEQAEQLLTFNALEIMEHFKQNIELPLEIVHKELDSKWFLVHIKPVQTQVADTKQRYTIIYYSEIADAATPISSVNESIIPFLSVHNQDGPSQTTTSGTLTTEENNPTSKIRLSLNQKFD, from the exons ATGTTAATCCTACCCACAAG GTGTCGCTTTGATGTGGATTTACGGGATCATACTGGAGTTATCACAGCTTCTATCTTTGGAGAACAAGCTGAACAACTGCTGACGTTCAATGCTCTTGAAATAATGGAACACTTTAAGCAG AACATTGAACTTCCACTTGAAATCGTCCACAAAGAACTTGACTCAAAGTGGTTCTTGGTACACATTAAGCCAGTACAAACTCAAGTTGCAGATACAAAGCAGCGATATACAATCATTTATTATTCTGAGATTGCCGATGCTGCTACCCCAATTTCTTCTGTCAATGAATCAATCATTCCCTTTCTATCAGTTCATAATCAGGATGGCCCTTCACAGACCACAACTTCAG GCACTTTAACTACTGAAGAAAACAATCCAACTTCAAAGATTCGTCTTTCACTAAATCAAAAGTTTGATTAG
- the LOC113709901 gene encoding uncharacterized protein isoform X1 translates to MSCKKCYRGTAAAHEVIFSCNTCKEKHPAEPRCRFDVDLRDHTGVITASIFGEQAEQLLTFNALEIMEHFKQNIELPLEIVHKELDSKWFLVHIKPVQTQVADTKQRYTIIYYSEIADAATPISSVNESIIPFLSVHNQDGPSQTTTSGTLTTEENNPTSKIRLSLNQKFD, encoded by the exons ATGAGCTGCAAAAAATGTTATCGAGGTACTGCAGCAGCACATGAAGTCATTTTTAGCTGTAATACTTGTAAAGAAAAACATCCTGCTGAACCAAG GTGTCGCTTTGATGTGGATTTACGGGATCATACTGGAGTTATCACAGCTTCTATCTTTGGAGAACAAGCTGAACAACTGCTGACGTTCAATGCTCTTGAAATAATGGAACACTTTAAGCAG AACATTGAACTTCCACTTGAAATCGTCCACAAAGAACTTGACTCAAAGTGGTTCTTGGTACACATTAAGCCAGTACAAACTCAAGTTGCAGATACAAAGCAGCGATATACAATCATTTATTATTCTGAGATTGCCGATGCTGCTACCCCAATTTCTTCTGTCAATGAATCAATCATTCCCTTTCTATCAGTTCATAATCAGGATGGCCCTTCACAGACCACAACTTCAG GCACTTTAACTACTGAAGAAAACAATCCAACTTCAAAGATTCGTCTTTCACTAAATCAAAAGTTTGATTAG